One genomic region from Vanacampus margaritifer isolate UIUO_Vmar chromosome 2, RoL_Vmar_1.0, whole genome shotgun sequence encodes:
- the aanat2 gene encoding arylalkylamine N-acetyltransferase 2: MSQHLSVSSPFLKPFFLKTPVQVVSPLRQRRHTLPASEFRNLTPQDAISVFEIEREAFISVSGECPLTLEEVLHFVGQCPELSLGWFEEGQLVAFIIGTGWDKERLSQEAMTLHVPNTSTVHIHVLSVHRHCRQQGKGSILLWRYLQYLRCMPRPRRALLVCEDFLVPFYLKAGFKEKGPSAISVSNMRFQEMECLLGGQAYARRNSGC; this comes from the exons ATGAGCCAGCACCTGAGCgtctcgtcacccttcctcaaGCCGTTCTTCCTGAAGACGCCCGTGCAGGTGGTCAGCCCTCTGCGGCAGAGGCGGCACACACTGCCCGCCAGCGAGTTCCGGAACCTCACGCCTCAGGATGCCATCAGCGTGTTTGAGATCGAGAGAGAAG CTTTCATCTCGGTGTCTGGCGAATGCCCTCTTACCTTGGAAGAGGTGCTGCACTTTGTGGGTCAGTGCCCCGAGTTGTCGCTGGGCTGGTTCGAGGAGGGCCAGTTGGTTGCCTTCATCATCGGTACCGGCTGGGACAAGGAAAGGCTTTCGCAG GAGGCCATGACCCTACACGTCCCAAACACGTCGACGGTGCACATCCACGTGCTGTCAGTGCACCGTCACTGCCGGCAGCAGGGCAAAGGCTCCATCCTGCTGTGGCGCTACCTGCAGTACCTGCGCTGCATGCCTCGTCCCCGCCGAGCCCTGCTGGTCTGCGAGGATTTCCTGGTGCCTTTCTACCTCAAGGCCGGCTTCAAAGAAAAAGGCCCGTCGGCCATCAGCGTGTCCAACATGCGCTTTCAGGAGATGGAGTGCCTTCTCGGCGGGCAGGCGTACGCCAGGCGAAACAGCGGCTGCTAG
- the mgrn1b gene encoding E3 ubiquitin-protein ligase MGRN1b isoform X2 → MGSILSRRIAGVEDIDIQANSAYRFPPKSGNYFASHFFMGGEKFDTPHPEGYLFGENTDLNFLGNRPVQFPYVTPAPHEPVKTLRSLVNIRKDSLRLVRYKDDSDTPVEEGGKPKVQYGVEFTFDTDARVAITLYCQAFEEFSNGMAVYSPKDPSMASETVHYKRGVNQQFSMPSFKIDFSEWKEEDLNFDLDRGVFPMVIQAVVDEGDDCFGHAHVLLAAFERHVDGSFSVKPLKQKQIVDRVSYLLQEIYGIENKNNQETKPSDDENSDNSNECVVCLSDLRDTLILPCRHLCLCNSCADTLRYQANNCPICRLPFRALLQIRAVRKKPGALSPVSFSPVLAQTMDHDEHSGTDSVPPGFEPVSLLEALNGLRSVSPAVPSAPLYDDINFSGGDGGRQLSSPEHLSDGGLQKGKVSKSPDSTLRSPSSPIQEEDEEKLSEMSDAQPHTLLSSSPAPTDATATEDVADSLSPDDEDRMNVGTDILQDCGSEHSSLTKTESDPPGDLSLPALGPDSCSIGMEE, encoded by the exons ATGGGCTCCATCCTGAGTCGCAGAATCGCTGGTGTTGAGGATATCGACATCCAAGCTAACTCGGCCTATCGTTTTCCCCCGAAATCTG GGAATTATTTTGCAAGCCACTTCTTCATGGGTGGAGAGAAGTTTGACACGCCACATCCCGAGGGATATCTTTTTGGGGAAAACACGGATTTAAATTTCCTGGGAAATAGACCAGTACAG TTCCCCTACGTCACCCCCGCACCCCACGAGCCTGTGAAAACCCTCAGGAGTCTGGTGAACATTCGGAAGGACTCTTTGCGTTTGGTCCG GTATAAAGACGACTCAGACACGCCAGTGGAAGAGGGTGGCAAACCAAAGGTTCAATATGGCGTGGAGTTCACATTTGATACCGATGCTCGGGTAGCCATCACCCTCTACTGCCAGGCCTTTGAGGAATTTTCCAATGGGATGGCTGT GTACAGCCCAAAGGATCCATCCATGGCCTCGGAGACGGTCCACTACAAGAGGGGCGTCAACCAGCAGTTCTCCATGCCTTCTTTCAAGATAGACTTCAGCGAATGGAAAGAGGAAGAC cTCAACTTTGACCTGGACCGAGGGGTGTTTCCTATGGTGATCCAAGCAGTGGTCGACGAAGGGGATG ACTGTTTCGGACACGCTCACGTACTTTTGGCAGCCTTCGAGCGA CACGTCGATGGCAGTTTCTCCGTCAAGCCACTGAAGCAAAAGCAAATT GTGGACCGCGTGAGCTACCTCTTACAGGAGATCTATGGCATCGAGAACAAGAACAACCAAGAAACAAAG CCATCCGACGACGAGAACAGCGACAACAGCAACGAGTGCGTGGTGTGTTTGTCGGACCTGCGGGACACGCTCATCCTGCCGTGCAGACACCTGTGCCTCTGCAACTCGTGCGCCGATACCTTGCGCTACCAAGCCAACAACTGTCCCATCTGCAGACTGC CCTTCAGGGCCTTGTTGCAGATCCGAGCGGTGCGGAAAAAGCCCGGCGCGCTCTCCCCCGTCTCTTTCAGTCCCGTTCTGGCTCAGACGATGGACCACGATGAGCACTCG GGCACCGACTCGGTCCCGCCCGGCTTTGAGCCCGTCTCGCTATTGGAGGCCCTGAATGGCCTGCGGTCCGTGTCGCCCGCCGTCCCCTCAGCGCCTCTCTACGACGACATCAACTTCTCGGGCGGCGACGGCGGCCGGCAGTTGAGCTCCCCGGAGCATCTGAGCGACGGCGGTCTGCAGAAAGGCAAAGTCAGCAAATCACCTgacag CACCCTGAGGTCTCCATCTTCTCCCATccaggaggaggatgaggagaagCTGTCGGAGATGTCGGACGCTCAGCCACACACGCTCCTGTCCAGCAGTCCCGCTCCCACAGAC GCCACAGCTACCGAGGACGTAGCCGACTCGCTGTCCCCGGATGACG AGGACAGGATGAACGTCGGCACCGACATCCTCCAGGATTGCGGAAGCGAACACAGCAGCTTGACCAAAACAGAGAGCGACCCGCCGGGTGACCTGTCGTTGCCAG CCCTCGGTCCCGACTCCTGCTCTATTGGTATGGAGGAGTAA
- the polr3k gene encoding DNA-directed RNA polymerase III subunit RPC10 encodes MLLFCPTCGNVLIVEEGQKCLRFACNTCPYVHNVTRKVNSRKYPKLKEVDDVLGGAAAWENVDSTAETCPKCEHPRAYFMQIQTRSADEPMTTFYKCCNAQCGHRWRD; translated from the exons atgcttcttttttgtcCGACCTGCGGGAATGTTTTGATCGTCGAAGAGGGTCAAAAGTGCCTGAGGTTTGCGTGTAACACTTGTCCCTACGTACACAACGTCACGAGAAAG GTGAACAGCAGAAAGTATCCCAAGTTAAAAGAGGTTGATGACGTTCTGGGTGGAGCTGCTGCTTGGGAAAATGTGGATTCTACTGCAG AAACCTGTCCGAAGTGTGAGCATCCTCGGGCATATTTCATGCAAATTCAGACCAGATCCGCCGATGAACCCATGACCACTTTCTACAAATGCTGCAATGCCCAATGTGGACACAGATGGAGAGATTAA
- the mgrn1b gene encoding E3 ubiquitin-protein ligase MGRN1b isoform X1, translating into MGSILSRRIAGVEDIDIQANSAYRFPPKSGNYFASHFFMGGEKFDTPHPEGYLFGENTDLNFLGNRPVQFPYVTPAPHEPVKTLRSLVNIRKDSLRLVRYKDDSDTPVEEGGKPKVQYGVEFTFDTDARVAITLYCQAFEEFSNGMAVYSPKDPSMASETVHYKRGVNQQFSMPSFKIDFSEWKEEDLNFDLDRGVFPMVIQAVVDEGDDCFGHAHVLLAAFERHVDGSFSVKPLKQKQIVDRVSYLLQEIYGIENKNNQETKPSDDENSDNSNECVVCLSDLRDTLILPCRHLCLCNSCADTLRYQANNCPICRLPFRALLQIRAVRKKPGALSPVSFSPVLAQTMDHDEHSGTDSVPPGFEPVSLLEALNGLRSVSPAVPSAPLYDDINFSGGDGGRQLSSPEHLSDGGLQKGKVSKSPDSTLRSPSSPIQEEDEEKLSEMSDAQPHTLLSSSPAPTDATATEDVADSLSPDDEDRMNVGTDILQDCGSEHSSLTKTESDPPGDLSLPGSSESMESLKSQSTNCSSQPLLCPASSFHREDEHLLP; encoded by the exons ATGGGCTCCATCCTGAGTCGCAGAATCGCTGGTGTTGAGGATATCGACATCCAAGCTAACTCGGCCTATCGTTTTCCCCCGAAATCTG GGAATTATTTTGCAAGCCACTTCTTCATGGGTGGAGAGAAGTTTGACACGCCACATCCCGAGGGATATCTTTTTGGGGAAAACACGGATTTAAATTTCCTGGGAAATAGACCAGTACAG TTCCCCTACGTCACCCCCGCACCCCACGAGCCTGTGAAAACCCTCAGGAGTCTGGTGAACATTCGGAAGGACTCTTTGCGTTTGGTCCG GTATAAAGACGACTCAGACACGCCAGTGGAAGAGGGTGGCAAACCAAAGGTTCAATATGGCGTGGAGTTCACATTTGATACCGATGCTCGGGTAGCCATCACCCTCTACTGCCAGGCCTTTGAGGAATTTTCCAATGGGATGGCTGT GTACAGCCCAAAGGATCCATCCATGGCCTCGGAGACGGTCCACTACAAGAGGGGCGTCAACCAGCAGTTCTCCATGCCTTCTTTCAAGATAGACTTCAGCGAATGGAAAGAGGAAGAC cTCAACTTTGACCTGGACCGAGGGGTGTTTCCTATGGTGATCCAAGCAGTGGTCGACGAAGGGGATG ACTGTTTCGGACACGCTCACGTACTTTTGGCAGCCTTCGAGCGA CACGTCGATGGCAGTTTCTCCGTCAAGCCACTGAAGCAAAAGCAAATT GTGGACCGCGTGAGCTACCTCTTACAGGAGATCTATGGCATCGAGAACAAGAACAACCAAGAAACAAAG CCATCCGACGACGAGAACAGCGACAACAGCAACGAGTGCGTGGTGTGTTTGTCGGACCTGCGGGACACGCTCATCCTGCCGTGCAGACACCTGTGCCTCTGCAACTCGTGCGCCGATACCTTGCGCTACCAAGCCAACAACTGTCCCATCTGCAGACTGC CCTTCAGGGCCTTGTTGCAGATCCGAGCGGTGCGGAAAAAGCCCGGCGCGCTCTCCCCCGTCTCTTTCAGTCCCGTTCTGGCTCAGACGATGGACCACGATGAGCACTCG GGCACCGACTCGGTCCCGCCCGGCTTTGAGCCCGTCTCGCTATTGGAGGCCCTGAATGGCCTGCGGTCCGTGTCGCCCGCCGTCCCCTCAGCGCCTCTCTACGACGACATCAACTTCTCGGGCGGCGACGGCGGCCGGCAGTTGAGCTCCCCGGAGCATCTGAGCGACGGCGGTCTGCAGAAAGGCAAAGTCAGCAAATCACCTgacag CACCCTGAGGTCTCCATCTTCTCCCATccaggaggaggatgaggagaagCTGTCGGAGATGTCGGACGCTCAGCCACACACGCTCCTGTCCAGCAGTCCCGCTCCCACAGAC GCCACAGCTACCGAGGACGTAGCCGACTCGCTGTCCCCGGATGACG AGGACAGGATGAACGTCGGCACCGACATCCTCCAGGATTGCGGAAGCGAACACAGCAGCTTGACCAAAACAGAGAGCGACCCGCCGGGTGACCTGTCGTTGCCAG GGTCGTCCGAGTCCATGGAGAGCCTGAAGAGCCAGAGCACAAACTGCTCCAGCCAGCCTCTCCTCTGCCCCGCCAGCAGCTTCCACCGGGAAGACGAGCACCTCCTCCCCTGA
- the cdip1 gene encoding cell death-inducing p53-target protein 1 isoform X2, whose translation MSSDPPPPYPGGPSSPLIEEKNGQAAPVRTGPPHGQPLPPDYGPPPYEGPHPGFLPPHVPGDGSMPMPMHMPPPPQGGAYPPLPPGHFPHPMSGHMGPGPFVHMGGHTATTVMAPPGTATTVTVLQGEMFQSSPVQTVCPHCQQAIVTRISHDVGLMNTLFCLFCFFVGCDLGCCLIPCLIDDLKDVTHTCPYCKGYIYTYKRIC comes from the exons ATGTCCAGTGATCCTCCTCCGCCATACCCTGGAGGGCCTAGTTCACCCCTAATCGAGGAGAAGAACGGACAAGCAG CCCCCGTAAGAACAGGGCCCCCGCATGGTCAACCTCTACCTCCAGACTATGGTCCGCCCCCGTATGAAGGCCCACACCCAGGCTTCCTTCCGCCGCACGTCCCCGGAGACGGGTCCATGCCCATGCCAATGCATATGCCCCCGCCACCTCAAG GTGGCGCCTACCCGCCGCTGCCACCCGGCCACTTCCCGCACCCCATGTCGGGCCACATGGGCCCCGGCCCCTTCGTGCACATGGGCGGCCACACGGCAACCACCGTCATGGCCCCGCCGGGCACCGCCACCACTGTGACTGTGCTGCAGGGCGAGATGTTCCAGTCGTCGCCGGTGCAGACGGTGTGTCCGCATTGCCAGCAGGCCATCGTCACGCGCATCTCCCACGACGTGGGCCTCATGAATACCCTCTTCTGTCTCTTCTGCTTTTTCGTGGG GTGCGATCTGGGCTGCTGCTTGATTCCCTGTCTGATCGACGACCTGAAGGATGTGACACACACCTGCCCGTATTGTAAGGGTTACATTTACACATACAAACGTATATGCTAA
- the cdip1 gene encoding cell death-inducing p53-target protein 1 isoform X1 gives MSSDPPPPYPGGPSSPLIEEKNGQAAAPVRTGPPHGQPLPPDYGPPPYEGPHPGFLPPHVPGDGSMPMPMHMPPPPQGGAYPPLPPGHFPHPMSGHMGPGPFVHMGGHTATTVMAPPGTATTVTVLQGEMFQSSPVQTVCPHCQQAIVTRISHDVGLMNTLFCLFCFFVGCDLGCCLIPCLIDDLKDVTHTCPYCKGYIYTYKRIC, from the exons ATGTCCAGTGATCCTCCTCCGCCATACCCTGGAGGGCCTAGTTCACCCCTAATCGAGGAGAAGAACGGACAAGCAG CAGCCCCCGTAAGAACAGGGCCCCCGCATGGTCAACCTCTACCTCCAGACTATGGTCCGCCCCCGTATGAAGGCCCACACCCAGGCTTCCTTCCGCCGCACGTCCCCGGAGACGGGTCCATGCCCATGCCAATGCATATGCCCCCGCCACCTCAAG GTGGCGCCTACCCGCCGCTGCCACCCGGCCACTTCCCGCACCCCATGTCGGGCCACATGGGCCCCGGCCCCTTCGTGCACATGGGCGGCCACACGGCAACCACCGTCATGGCCCCGCCGGGCACCGCCACCACTGTGACTGTGCTGCAGGGCGAGATGTTCCAGTCGTCGCCGGTGCAGACGGTGTGTCCGCATTGCCAGCAGGCCATCGTCACGCGCATCTCCCACGACGTGGGCCTCATGAATACCCTCTTCTGTCTCTTCTGCTTTTTCGTGGG GTGCGATCTGGGCTGCTGCTTGATTCCCTGTCTGATCGACGACCTGAAGGATGTGACACACACCTGCCCGTATTGTAAGGGTTACATTTACACATACAAACGTATATGCTAA